The uncultured Carboxylicivirga sp. genomic interval ATTCAGTAAAAAAAGGTCGGTATATGCCGACCTTTTTTGCGTTTGTATAATTGATTATAAATAGGTAAGTGTTGAAATAATAATGGATATAAAAAAGGAAGAAGTTCTCTAATTCAATTTGTATAAAAATTAAATCCTCTTAAATAAGCTTCTGATATTTACCAATTAGCACAAGTAACTTTTTGCCCATTTATAATCAATTTGAGCTTTTTAGTTATATTCTTATTTTAAGAACTTAGTTGTTGCTTGATCTTTTTAATAAGATCTTCGGGCTGAAATGGTTTACTAATATAGTCATCCATACCAACTGTCATACATTTTTCTTTATCCTCAGGAAAAGCATTTGCCGTTACAGCAATTATAGGAGTATGAGTACCTGTACTTTTTTCAATTTCTCTTATTTTTTGTGTGGCTTTAAAACCATCCATAATAGGCATTTGAACATCCATTAAAATAAGGTCATATTTAGCTTTACCAAACTTATCAAGGGCTTCTTTACCGTTGAAGGCAACTTCAATTTTCTGTACTTCGTTTTTGATGTAAAGAATGATAATTTGTTGGTTCGAAAAGTTATCTTCTACTAATAATATATTAGCATCAGCCATATCAACTTTAGGCTTAAAGAAATTGCCATTTTGCTTGACTGGCTCAACAATCGAATTAATGGATTGACTTTTAAGATTCTCTTTAAAAGTAGCCGTAAATTCCAACGCAGTATTTACCGAACCAGGATAAATATCCAGCTGATTACCATCCATCTCAATAATTTTTTGAGTGATGCCTAGTTCTAATAAATTGATATATTTATTGGTATTTAAACGTATTATTTCTTTGGAATAAAAAGCTTCTTCTTTTAACTCTTCTTTAGGCAGTGGAATAATGGTATTACTTACTATTCTGAATTTTAAAACAAGTCTGTTCGGAAGAGTTTCTTTTCTTGTAACTTCAATAGTTACTTGCTTGGTCTCTGATTTGTTGTACTTAATAATGCTGTTCAGAAGATTTAAAAAGATTTGTTTAATCTTAATGCTATTACCAATAATATTGTTCGGTATATCGGCTGAAAGAGAAAGATCAAACTGCTTTTTATCGTTCTCATCCTGAAATAAATTAATAGTATTGTTAATGGTTGAGTATAAATTAAAGCTGATTTCTTCTTCAGGAATTTGGCTAAAGTTAGTGGTCGTTGCGGCAACCATACTATTTACCACATTTACCAGGTTATTTGACGAAGCATGTATGGTGTTAATATAATCGCGTTGATCGTCGCTTAAGTTCGTTTTTTCCAAAATGTCAATAATCCCGGTAATATTGCTTAAGGGAGTACGAATTTGATGTGATAGTTTTGAAATAAGTTCTTCTTGCGTTTTGTTGAAGTTTTGTGCATTTAACATGCGTAATTCTTTGCTCATAATTATTTCTGAGTAAGAATAATAAAGAACATACCCAACAAGCGTCATTGAAAAAAATACGCATGAATAAATAATTTTTGCAGAAAACTTATATTTGGTAACAATGGGTAGTAAATCAGATACACCAAACAGATATCCGACCATAATACAGCAGAAAATAATGGATATGATTGTGCCTTTGTTTTTACCGGTTAATGAAAAGATAAATATTGGGAATAAAACAACCCAGATAATACCCAATCCAGAGCTTCCTCCAAAAACAATTAGGTACAAAAATATCAGAATTGCAAAAAAAGCAAAGGAGTTGCGTATGCCAGGGGTGTGTGCTTTTTGTCCCAGATAGATAAAATGGAAACCGAAGATTAGACTAAAAATTAGCAAAGGGATTGCAAAAAATGTTTTATCTGTTAGTAAGCTATAAACGCCATCGATTGTAACTACTAAAAATAGAATAAGATAAATTAGATTGCGCATCATAATTGGAGAGTTCTCCTCCAAGTCTGTTTTATCGTCTCTATCAAATATTAATAATGAAAGTAATTTATTGAGTATGGTCATTTTTTTGCAGTGAAAAGTATAAGGTTAAATATAAAAAAAACTAATGTAGTATTCTTATTGTATTTATCATTTATATGATAAAATATTATCAAAACACCTCTTTTAATAGTAACAAATGTATCTAATTGTTATTGATTAGGAAATAAAGTTCAATAATTAAACTTGTGGTTCTACTATTAACTTTTTACTTCTGCTATCTTTTTTTAGATAACTTTGTGTGTATATTACAGTTGTTATTATAAATAATTGTGAACACTCAAGTATTACCTAAAGATATAGAAAGATGAAAAGATTTGCTTTATTTTTTTTAGCTTTTGCATTGGTTATTGTTAGTACGAATGCAATCACAAAAGATCATTTACCTACTGAAGAAGATTATCAGGCATTTTTAAAAACCAAAACATTGGTTGTAATGGATACTAATCCGATGAGTGACTTTAATTTTAAGATTAAGGAAGTGATGAAGGATGTTTGGAATGTAACTGATTATGATTTTATCTCGCAGAAAGAATTTGAAGATAAACAGGGAGATCCTTCTTATTCCTTTTTAATGTCGACTACTGTTACATTTTCGATGGATAAAACAAAAGCTCGTTATACCTTTTTAAGTTTGTTAATGGGTAAACCCGAAACTCAGGTAAGAGACCTTCCTGATTTATGTTCTATTCCATTATCGTATTTACGAGTTGAGGATGATAGTTACGCATATAAAATGGATGCTTTTGTACGTTTTATTCAAGATCATGTTAATTTAATGGTGAAACAGCCAGAATTAATAAAAGCTAATGTTTTTAAATATTATAATAAAAATATCAAAAGCTTAAAGGATAAGACATTGTATTTGGTGAAAGATGATTTGGCTCCGGATGTTAATACTTTATCAAAAATTAATAATGTTTATCCTTATAACGTAAAGCTTGTAACACAAGAAGAAGTGGAAGAAGCTTTAAAAGAAAAAGACGATAATGTGGTTATTCTTCATAAAGTGGGGCCTGAAGGTACTAAGTATAAAGCACGTTGTTATAAAATATTGGTAGGTGCTGCTGATTCGAGATTTTATTATTTCGACTATCACATGGTAAGCAAGAAAAAGCCAGAT includes:
- a CDS encoding response regulator, which translates into the protein MTILNKLLSLLIFDRDDKTDLEENSPIMMRNLIYLILFLVVTIDGVYSLLTDKTFFAIPLLIFSLIFGFHFIYLGQKAHTPGIRNSFAFFAILIFLYLIVFGGSSGLGIIWVVLFPIFIFSLTGKNKGTIISIIFCCIMVGYLFGVSDLLPIVTKYKFSAKIIYSCVFFSMTLVGYVLYYSYSEIIMSKELRMLNAQNFNKTQEELISKLSHQIRTPLSNITGIIDILEKTNLSDDQRDYINTIHASSNNLVNVVNSMVAATTTNFSQIPEEEISFNLYSTINNTINLFQDENDKKQFDLSLSADIPNNIIGNSIKIKQIFLNLLNSIIKYNKSETKQVTIEVTRKETLPNRLVLKFRIVSNTIIPLPKEELKEEAFYSKEIIRLNTNKYINLLELGITQKIIEMDGNQLDIYPGSVNTALEFTATFKENLKSQSINSIVEPVKQNGNFFKPKVDMADANILLVEDNFSNQQIIILYIKNEVQKIEVAFNGKEALDKFGKAKYDLILMDVQMPIMDGFKATQKIREIEKSTGTHTPIIAVTANAFPEDKEKCMTVGMDDYISKPFQPEDLIKKIKQQLSS